TATCTTTACAATTACTTTTCTTATTAAACAAGGAACTTCTATTGCACACCCCGGTCTATGAACATCATTTGGGAAAAGCACGACAAAATTGCCTTTATTCATTATTAAATCGATTTCATTATCAACATTCTTATAGAATTTAATATCCTTTTCATCTAAAAGATCCTCTAATACTTCATTATTACCATTCTCTCGAGCAAACCCTATTTTTTCTTTTCCCTCTACAGAAAATTGTACATCAATATATTTCTTATGAACTTCTGGGTTTACTTCAGCTTTTTCTCTTGTTGTGATGTCTACTACCTGAGCAAATATGTCTTCGCCCTCAATTTTATAAACTCCTGGTTTCATACTTAGAAAATCACTCTCTTTCAAATAGTTAATAACCTTAATTATTGCTTTTGGAAGAACCTTTTCCATATCATTAATATTTTTAATATCACCAAATATCATAGATTAACACCCCTTATAAATTTTATTTTTTTAAATATATATTGTTTTACAAGTGCAATTTTTATTGTTTACTTCAAATTGGAAGCGCTTTCATAAGAACTAAGTTTAGTATAATATAACTTCTAACAAAATTCAATAGTTATTTTTATAATATTATCTTTTCCATATATTTTTTTGATAATATATAGATTTATTACTTACATTATCTATGACTTTTTGAATTCTATTTATTTTTACATATTAGTAATATCAACATTTCTACCCCTTCCATTATAAATTTGACTTTATCCTAATTAATAAATATAATTAAGTTAACTAATTAATAAATAAATTTAAAAATCTAAATGTCACAAGAAATAATTGTGTGTATACCTCTTTTATGTTGTATGCGCTTTCAATTTTCAGATTAGAGTTTAAGATTTATACGGAGGAATGAATTTGAATATATATGATATTGCAAAAGAAGCTGGTGTCTCTATAACCACTGTGTCTAGAGTTCTTAACCACAAAGAAAATATTAGTAACAAAACTAAAGATAAGGTTGAAAAAATTTTAAAAAAATATAATTATATACCCAATGCTATAGCCAGAGGTTTAGTAACTAAATCTATGAAATCTATAGGCATCGTTACAACTAATATTACTGATATGCATCATGCGAAGTCTGCCTACATAATGGAGAGAGAATTTAACAAGTTGGGTTATTCTGTTATGCTTTGCAATACCGGTGCAAGGACCGATGAAAGTATAAATTATATTAAAATGTTATCTGAGCGAAATATAGATGGAATTATTTTAATGGGGTCAGTATTTAATAATAAAGATATACAATCATCAATTTCCGCGTATCTTAATCATATTCCAACGGTACTTCAAAATGGATTTTTAGATATGGAAAATACCTACTCAGTATTAGTAGATGACTCTTATGGTATTTCTATGTGTGTTGATCATCTCTTTGAGAAAGGCCATTCAGATATAGTATACGTAAAAGATATGGATACCTATAGTGCAAAGCAAAAGAAAGAAGGATTTCTAGTTGGAATGAATAAGAATGGTTTAAAGCTAGATGACAATTCCATTATAAATACACAGTGTGGATTAGATGGTGGCCGGAATGCGGTAAAAGAACTTATTAAATTAAGGAAAAATTTTACTGCAATAATCTTTGGTGAGGATGTTACTGCAATTGGTGCTATAAAGGAGCTTCGCGACTTAGATATTAACGTACCTAAAGATGTTGCTATAATAGGTTTTAATAATTCAATACTCGCCGAGTGTTGCTACCCAGAGTTAACTTCTGTTGACAATAAAGTTGAGACAACAAGTTTTTTAAGTGTTAGATTATTAAGCGATCTTATAGAGAAAAAAAATGTAGCATCAAATATTCTAGTTCGCCCAGAACTCGTAATTAGAAAAAGTACTTAATTAAAATTTAAGTGCCATAGGTATATTTTTTTATTTTAAGAATCAATCATTTTACTTTATATTGATAGGCAGCATATTATTTATGACAGGATATATTTTACTAGCTACAGTAATACCTTCTGCAGCTAATGATATTGCAGCAAATAGCTATAGAGGCGCGGCAAATGGAATAATAAATAGTTTTCAATATATTGGATCTTTTGTAGGTTCGGTTATCACTGGTCTCTTATGGGGTAATCACAAGAACATTGCTCTATTTTTAATAATATCGATATGTATAATGGGCCTATTTACTGTAAAAAACCTATATATAAACATTTTAAAAGTAAAGATGATATTATATTTGAATATTTTAAAGAAATAATAGAAAGTGATAAAAATTACACTATTGAATCTATAAAGAAAGCTGGTTCTTTAGAAAATAAGTTGAATTCAATAATTTTTTCTTATCATAAATATAAACTTCCCATTAATATACTAGATGAAGCACATAAGTTTTATTATAATGAATGGAATAAACTCCAAGATCTAAAGAATTTCAAATTGAAACTCATAGAAACAACACTAAAAGAGTCTATGGAATCAGGAGTTTTAAGGAATGATATTAATCTAAATCTTATCAGTTCCATCTTAGAGAGTGTTAGTAACACATTTCTAGATTATGAATTCTTGAGCAAAAATAACATGACAATGAAAGATGCAATGAATGAGACGATTACAATATTACTTCATGGGATTTTAAAGATATAATTATTCCACATAACTTTCTACGTTTGTGTAAATACTTAAACTTATGCATGATTTTACGAACAACAAATTATAAAAGAGTAACATCCTAATTAATTAAGATGCTACTCTTTGTTGCTTCTTTACTTAGATGATTTATCTATTGCTTCCCACAAACCATTTAAGTATGTTGCTCCTAGTGCTCTATCGTACAAGCCATAACCCGGCATTGCAATCTCATCCCAAATCATTCTTCCATGATCTGGTCTTATAGGTCCTTCCATACCAATATCATAAAGTGCTTTCATAATTTCAAACATATCTAATGATCCATCAGATGATAAATGTGCTGCTTCATCAAATTTACCTGGTGCAAGGTGTTTAATATTCCTTAAATGAGCAAAATGAATTCTTCCTTTGAAACTTCTAATCATATCAGGAATATCATTGTCAGGGTTAGATCCTAAAGAACCTGTACACAATGTTAGTCCATTATTCATAACAGGAACTGCATCTAACATTCTTTGAATGTTTTTCTTATTATTTATAACTCTTGGTAGTCCATATACAGACCATGCTGGATCATCTTGATGAATAGCCATCTTCATTCCTAGCTTCTCACAAGTTGGCATAATTTT
This window of the Clostridium estertheticum genome carries:
- a CDS encoding YhcH/YjgK/YiaL family protein, coding for MIFGDIKNINDMEKVLPKAIIKVINYLKESDFLSMKPGVYKIEGEDIFAQVVDITTREKAEVNPEVHKKYIDVQFSVEGKEKIGFARENGNNEVLEDLLDEKDIKFYKNVDNEIDLIMNKGNFVVLFPNDVHRPGCAIEVPCLIRKVIVKINTEIL
- a CDS encoding TetR/AcrR family transcriptional regulator codes for the protein MYNGPIYCKKPIYKHFKSKDDIIFEYFKEIIESDKNYTIESIKKAGSLENKLNSIIFSYHKYKLPINILDEAHKFYYNEWNKLQDLKNFKLKLIETTLKESMESGVLRNDINLNLISSILESVSNTFLDYEFLSKNNMTMKDAMNETITILLHGILKI
- a CDS encoding LacI family DNA-binding transcriptional regulator, with the translated sequence MNLNIYDIAKEAGVSITTVSRVLNHKENISNKTKDKVEKILKKYNYIPNAIARGLVTKSMKSIGIVTTNITDMHHAKSAYIMEREFNKLGYSVMLCNTGARTDESINYIKMLSERNIDGIILMGSVFNNKDIQSSISAYLNHIPTVLQNGFLDMENTYSVLVDDSYGISMCVDHLFEKGHSDIVYVKDMDTYSAKQKKEGFLVGMNKNGLKLDDNSIINTQCGLDGGRNAVKELIKLRKNFTAIIFGEDVTAIGAIKELRDLDINVPKDVAIIGFNNSILAECCYPELTSVDNKVETTSFLSVRLLSDLIEKKNVASNILVRPELVIRKST